The genomic interval TAATTGCCACATTAAACAAAAACTAATCATTTTAAACAATATTAGATACTCAATAAATGTTGTAAGATCCATTTAATGCATCTTTCGCTAGCTCTCATACTTAATTAAAACCCTTACATTCATTCAAGTAGCAAGTAATTAAGATTATGATCTTAATGATCATgttaagaaaacaaatattattcttaagggttctaatattaatattaatattattcttaatttttttatatctaatatcttaaaatatatatatttatatgtctcTCTAAAATCTAGACTCGATGGCAAGAATTAAGTCCAGTGTACGTACAAGCTGCTAGCTCACGCGTacgtgtttatatatatggatggaAAGATCGActcaaaaaggaaaattagaaaTACATGATAGAATTAAGCTTTTACTTTTCTTCGATCTGTATTGCCATATGTAGCGCCAATGACATAATGTCTAATTACTTGACGAAAATGGTTTTGAGAGACTATAAATTAAAGTGGTACAGCCAGCTGGTTGACGGGAATATATTCTTAAACCTAGCTCTGAAATGGCTGGAGTACTCCAATTTCTTGCTGCTTCTCTATTTCTTTATACCCTGATCATAACAATCTCCCAATTTCATTTCAGTACTTCTGCAAAACTCAGTGGGTTGAGCCTGAAGATCATCCCTAGGGACTGTCTAGAGTCTCCTTTATATCCTGGAAACTTGACTCGACTTGAGAGAATAGAAAGATTAATCAGATTCTCTAAAGCTAGAGCCCAATATTTGGAAACAATATCCAGTACTGTCAATTCGACAATATTGGACAACAAGAACATCCGTTTTACATTGTTCCTTGATAATTTCTTATTCGTGGTACAGGTAGGCATTGGATTACCAGAGAAGCTGGTGTTTTTACTTATGGACACAGGTGGTGGCCTAATTTGGACGCAGTGCGAACCATGCAAGAACTATTACAAGCAAGCATATCCCATTTACAATTCAGGTGCTTCCATTACTTACAGGAAACTCCCTTACAACCGCCCTCTCTGTCAAGGCGACAGTGCCCGCTACCAATGCGTCAATGGCTAATGCGTTTACGACCTCGGTTATCTTGGAGGGGCGTCAACCAAAGGCGTTGCATCCTTTGAAACATTCAAAGTTCCAGTCGACGAATCTAACGCCAAgtacatttataatataatctttGGCTGCTCGAACGATAACCAAGGCATGCAATTTGCCAAAAATGGTGTCATTTCTGGGGTCTTGGGATTGAGCCTGTCACCAGATTCACTAGTCTCTCAGACGCTTGATGAAGACTACCAACGATTCTCTTATTGCTTGATTCCTTTTGATGAAACCATCATCATGACTCCTAGTCTTCTAAGATTTGGTTCTGACATTCCCTTACCGCCGACAAACATTCAGACAACCCCATTTGTCAAACCACCGTCCGGGACAAATTATTACCTTTTGAATTTACAGGATGTAAGTGTTGGCTTCCATCGACTAGGGTTTCCACCAGATACCTTCAAACCCAAGCAAGATGGCACAGGTGGTTGTATTATAGACTTAGGAGCTTTGATCTCTAGACTTGATCAGAATACCATTAATGGGCACAATGCTTACAGGGAGGTGATGGGTGCATTTCAGAATCATTATGATTCTTTCAAGCTTCAGAGAATTGGAAAAGTGGCAGAGGGTCTTGAACTTTGTTACAAGTACACACAGGATTTAAAGGAGTTTGCCACAATGACGTACCACTTTGAAGGAGCAGACTACACTGTAGATTCAAAGTACGTGAATTTTTATGAGACTCAGGCAGGGTATTTTTGTGTAGCACTGTTGCCAGGAAATGGAAAAAGTTTACTTGGAGTATATATGGCATCAACAAAATATGCGCATTATTTATGATGTACAAATTGGTGCACTCCAATTTGCCACCGAGAATTGTGCTattaataatcttataaattaattataagatataattcctttaattaatttttttgaatcctatttcataattaattaattaattagcctctaatcaaatattattgcaagcatgtcatgtcatgtcatgcctCTCCTCACTGGTTTTATGCTTCTGAGTACTTCTTTTAAGAAACTTAAATATTATGGATAGTTTCCTTTCCTAATTGGAAGGTATCTTATGATGACAGAATTAATGGCCATAATCACACGTACAGTACTTGAATAGCTTAAAatctttttgaagaaatttgaaCCACCAAATCTTTAGATGgaaatttaattttccttttacagtaatattaacaattatttttttactcggCTTTAAAATtgccataaaaatatatatgagtatcgtgattattattttcaactatttacaataaaaatatattcattttaataataaataattatttttattaaaaataactgagcataaataaataattttcttataataatcaAATTAGATTTTGGAGCATTAAAATCGAAACGGGGCAAAGCACGTGAGTGTACCTAATTAATGAATTTCCTTTAAATTAGTTGAAGGAATTATCTAATACAATATCCATCTCATGAATTATGTCCAACCTAGAAAGAAAGTAACTGCTAATTAGGAACTTGATGCGGAGTGGATCCATTGAGCAACTTATTACAGAATTTGAGACAGCCTATCATTTCAATCTGCAATTAATGAGCTCAGTACTTTAACAGCTCTGCATATTCTATGGCAATTAAATATGAGATGGCATCCTCTCCATTGGCCATTCATTTAGCGATTTCacttaaaaaagaagaattattaattattagctcaaaaatatgataagtaGATGTATGCATTTTGTCAaaccaaattaaattttgtgtagAATGTGTGTTTTTATTCTTGTGTTTCTgctattattttactatcttACCGTTGTTAATTGTGGATGTAAGTGGCATTTTcacaatagaaaaaagaaaccaTTAATGCCTAATTAAAGAACTATACATGGATATAATGACATACATGGAAAGATAGATCAATACAATACAGAGAAGATTTCCGTTGTTCTTATTCTCTTGCATGCTTACCATATATATAGGGCTGGCTATAATTATAACATGCTTAATTTACATGACAAATAAGCTTTTGAGAAATGCTATAAGTATTTGCATCGTCATGTATATGTGCCACTCAATTCTGTGAGCTAGCTATCGCGGTTGACGTACAGGCCGAACATATTGATCTCTCAAGTCTTAACGTTgaagcctagctagctagctagctctaaaATGGCCCGACTCCAATTTCCTACTAATGCACTATTTCTTTACTGTACCTTGATCATAACAATGTCCGgccaatttcatttcattcatgcAAAACCTAGGGGATTGAGCCTGAAGATCATTCCTAGGGACTGCCCAGAGTCTCCTTTATATGCTGAAAACCTGACGCTACTATCGTACCAGCCTTTGGAAATTCGTCTTCGAATGCTTGCCGAAGAAATTTTCTTTGTGGTGCAGGTAGGCATTGGAACACCAGAGAAACACATGTTTTTAGTCGTGGACACAGGTGCTGGCCTGATTTGGACGCAGTGCGAGCCATGCATCAACTGCTACCCGCAAGCTTATCCCATTTACGACTCGACTGCTTCCATTTCTTACAGAAAGCTCCCCTGCAGTCACCCACTCTGTCAAGGTGACAGTGCCCTCTACCAATGTCTCAATGGCGAATGCGTTTATCACTATGGCTATGGCAGCGGAGAAGCCACCAAAGGCATTGCATCTTTGGAtacatttgagattttagttGGTGATCAAACTACTACTGAGTTCATTCCTGATGTAATCTTTGGTTGTTCCAAGGAGTCTAATTTTCCTCAATTTGCCAAAAATGGTGTCATTTCTGGGATCTTGGGATTGAACCTGTCGCCGGATTCTCTGGTGAATCAGCTGTTTGATGACGAGGATCGGCGTTTCTCTCATTGCTTTTTGCCTTTTCCTGATGCAATGATTTCTCCTAGTTTCCTAAAATTTGGCAATGACATTCCCCCGCCGCCGGCAAACATTCAGACAACCCCATTTGTGACACCACCGGGAAAGTATCACTACAATTTGAATTTACTGGATATAAGTGTTGGTACTCATCGCATAGGATTCCATCCAGACACTTTCAAAATCCAGCAAGATGGCTCGGGTGGCTTTATTATAGACTCTGGAACTCTGTTCACTCATATAGATGAAAACACTCTTGGGATCGATGCATTTT from Juglans regia cultivar Chandler chromosome 2, Walnut 2.0, whole genome shotgun sequence carries:
- the LOC118347709 gene encoding aspartic proteinase nepenthesin-2-like, giving the protein MAGVLQFLAASLFLYTLIITISQFHFSTSAKLSGLSLKIIPRDCLESPLYPGNLTRLERIERLIRFSKARAQYLETISSTVNSTILDNKNIRFTLFLDNFLFVVQVGIGLPEKLVFLLMDTGGGLIWTQCEPCKNYYKQAYPIYNSGASITYRKLPYNRPLCQGDSARYQCVNG
- the LOC108983359 gene encoding aspartic proteinase CDR1-like produces the protein MQFAKNGVISGVLGLSLSPDSLVSQTLDEDYQRFSYCLIPFDETIIMTPSLLRFGSDIPLPPTNIQTTPFVKPPSGTNYYLLNLQDVSVGFHRLGFPPDTFKPKQDGTGGCIIDLGALISRLDQNTINGHNAYREVMGAFQNHYDSFKLQRIGKVAEGLELCYKYTQDLKEFATMTYHFEGADYTVDSKYVNFYETQAGYFCVALLPGNGKSLLGVYMASTKYAHYL
- the LOC108983110 gene encoding aspartic proteinase nepenthesin-2-like — encoded protein: MARLQFPTNALFLYCTLIITMSGQFHFIHAKPRGLSLKIIPRDCPESPLYAENLTLLSYQPLEIRLRMLAEEIFFVVQVGIGTPEKHMFLVVDTGAGLIWTQCEPCINCYPQAYPIYDSTASISYRKLPCSHPLCQGDSALYQCLNGECVYHYGYGSGEATKGIASLDTFEILVGDQTTTEFIPDVIFGCSKESNFPQFAKNGVISGILGLNLSPDSLVNQLFDDEDRRFSHCFLPFPDAMISPSFLKFGNDIPPPPANIQTTPFVTPPGKYHYNLNLLDISVGTHRIGFHPDTFKIQQDGSGGFIIDSGTLFTHIDENTLGIDAFYVVMTAFQYYYDSFSQLQRIGPPLEGFALCYLYQPDFEEFATMTYHFEGGDYFVDSKYVNYYAEEGYFCVAMTEGNGNSVLGAWHQQNMRITYDVNGGALHFASEICE